A window of the Glaciimonas sp. CA11.2 genome harbors these coding sequences:
- the istB gene encoding IS21-like element helper ATPase IstB has translation MMMHTTLAQLRTLKLDGLATGLEEQLTQASMAAMSFEERLALLVDREVHCRNDRKLLRLLKNAHLKYAQAAIEDIDARSGRGIDRREVMSLALGDWVSAGHSILITGPTGAGKSWLACALAQYACRRGYSAVYQRVPRLQEELRIRHGSGSFGKWLLQLAKIDVLVLDDWGMGAIDSTTRSDLLEMIDDRAANRATIITSQLPVDHWHAWIGDATIADAILDRILQRNHRLTLTGDSLRGAERPKTSKKEKTIDPS, from the coding sequence ATGATGATGCATACCACTCTGGCCCAATTGCGGACCTTAAAACTCGATGGCTTAGCGACCGGACTGGAGGAACAATTGACGCAGGCCAGTATGGCGGCGATGAGTTTCGAGGAACGTCTGGCACTCTTGGTTGATCGCGAAGTCCATTGCCGCAATGACCGCAAGCTCCTGCGCCTGCTTAAGAACGCCCACCTGAAATACGCACAAGCGGCGATTGAAGACATTGATGCCCGCTCGGGGCGTGGCATCGACCGCCGTGAAGTGATGAGTCTGGCGCTGGGAGATTGGGTCAGTGCTGGCCACAGCATTCTCATTACCGGACCGACCGGTGCTGGCAAATCGTGGCTGGCCTGCGCACTGGCACAGTACGCCTGTCGGCGCGGATACTCTGCTGTTTATCAACGCGTACCCCGTCTACAGGAAGAACTACGCATCCGGCACGGCAGCGGCAGCTTTGGGAAATGGCTGCTCCAACTCGCCAAGATCGATGTCTTGGTACTTGATGACTGGGGCATGGGCGCGATCGACAGCACGACCCGTTCCGACTTGCTGGAGATGATTGACGACCGGGCGGCAAACAGAGCGACGATTATTACCAGTCAACTTCCTGTTGACCATTGGCATGCCTGGATTGGCGACGCCACTATTGCCGACGCCATCCTGGACCGCATTCTGCAGCGCAATCATCGGCTGACACTGACCGGCGATTCACTGCGTGGCGCAGAACGACCTAAAACCAGCAAAAAGGAGAAAACTATCGACCCATCGTGA
- a CDS encoding metallophosphoesterase, which produces MFSILHISDLHRSATDPISNDELISALVSDRDRYTQETISIAAPQAIIISGDIIQGVPLNTPDFENILAEQYEVAEDFLNKLCCRFLNGDRSKVIIVPGNHDISWNIARASMTVVTDENILKDIAKQLFSSNSKFRWDWNDLSLFQITDPDLYKSRLDPFRDFFARFYKGVDGLFKVSANSDANIFLLDSERIAVAAFNSCDRNDCFSMQGAISKDELARCHLDLHDSGKTFALRIAVWHHNIEGPPHRSDYMDVDTVRSMIGKNFRLGLHGHQHKAQAEPQHIYLPDRETMAVVSAGSLCAGEKELPRGVNRQYNIIEIDDDYLAATVHIREMGIVNVFNPALLHSLGGVSYVKIQWGTPKTSVGSMAHPIVEMEQQLIQNAERMLMTGNPLAAIDLLTPMKESINGYARRLYVQAASEAKMWAEIIAVTAIPQSIEELAIRIEACNKSGKFDQAKIALDQFGAQLHAPAALVRDLKSKINAEQAMRS; this is translated from the coding sequence ATGTTTTCTATTCTGCATATTTCTGACCTCCATCGTTCTGCCACTGATCCAATTTCAAATGATGAATTAATTTCCGCCCTTGTTAGCGATCGCGATAGGTACACACAAGAGACAATCTCGATAGCCGCTCCGCAAGCAATCATTATTAGCGGAGACATCATTCAAGGTGTTCCTTTGAATACCCCAGATTTTGAGAATATCCTTGCGGAGCAATATGAGGTCGCAGAAGACTTTCTTAACAAATTATGTTGTCGTTTCTTAAACGGAGATCGATCGAAAGTGATCATTGTTCCAGGAAACCACGACATTTCTTGGAACATCGCCCGCGCATCCATGACGGTCGTCACAGATGAAAATATTTTAAAAGATATTGCGAAGCAGCTTTTTTCCAGCAATTCAAAATTCCGCTGGGACTGGAATGATCTCTCTTTATTTCAAATTACAGATCCAGATTTGTACAAAAGTCGATTAGATCCATTCAGGGATTTTTTCGCACGCTTTTATAAGGGGGTCGATGGGCTCTTTAAGGTTTCAGCGAACTCCGATGCCAATATATTCCTTCTCGATAGCGAGCGCATTGCCGTTGCGGCCTTCAATTCCTGCGATCGAAATGACTGTTTTTCAATGCAAGGTGCCATAAGCAAGGATGAATTAGCACGTTGTCATTTAGATTTGCACGATAGCGGAAAGACTTTTGCCCTGAGAATCGCGGTGTGGCATCACAATATTGAAGGTCCCCCACATCGATCTGATTACATGGACGTCGATACCGTTCGCAGTATGATCGGAAAGAATTTCAGGCTGGGGCTTCACGGACACCAACACAAAGCACAAGCTGAACCACAGCACATCTATTTACCGGATCGAGAAACGATGGCGGTGGTAAGTGCTGGCTCATTATGCGCGGGGGAGAAAGAGCTTCCACGAGGAGTGAATCGCCAGTACAACATTATCGAAATAGATGACGACTATCTGGCAGCAACTGTACACATTCGCGAAATGGGTATCGTGAATGTATTCAATCCCGCACTCTTGCACTCTCTGGGTGGGGTAAGTTACGTAAAGATTCAATGGGGCACTCCTAAAACATCAGTAGGAAGCATGGCACATCCAATTGTTGAAATGGAACAACAATTAATACAAAACGCTGAACGAATGTTAATGACAGGAAACCCGCTTGCAGCAATAGATTTATTAACACCGATGAAGGAGAGCATAAATGGTTATGCACGCCGCCTCTATGTTCAAGCAGCCAGTGAGGCAAAAATGTGGGCTGAAATCATTGCGGTTACAGCAATACCGCAATCGATAGAAGAACTAGCGATTCGGATTGAAGCTTGTAATAAATCTGGAAAATTTGACCAAGCCAAAATAGCGCTAGACCAGTTCGGAGCGCAATTACACGCTCCCGCAGCGCTAGTGAGAGACCTTAAATCGAAGATCAACGCAGAACAGGCAATGAGATCATGA
- a CDS encoding ATP-binding protein encodes MSDNLEKIPFSIEISRIIEVLASQIYPSPLALLRENTQNSYDAILLRKHAGQQFNPLIEITISASQIKVSDNGIGMTKEDLRNHYWRAGSSSKNNPEAKSAGVVGTFGIGAMANFGIAEELTVTTESALSGARTRSEAKRSTLSATENCIPFINEESTGSPGTTVTAFILPEKALSVEQAITYISEFVSFLPIRVLVNGQLASQKDLAAAVSELPQVWQFTEEKKEIGGGFKADVNISGAASGEVRIALSKLYQGDKFLDGRLILRQGVGTLRTFRSGFGLANTSVHSAYQFGGIADFLFLQPTAGREALTTESIQLLQTIMPRIDELVSRKLAEYPESGNNTNFMTWVIQHAQYQLLTHLKVQLEPGTATQLSEISIRSKENPYLIYGGNDPSTISHASEDRPLIILTRSNPRRQCEHEYLKRFCSIEEISDNPVVQKTKSRDQWSMPESALSYRLSSILASDYFLSSNFSFGKISHGLPILVTKQSEPVEICLDPDGTTTKLLLTLYKTNFSAFDGMVKDFVRNIVFPRVSDLVPSSTRQGAEAFLKTLQRNREFFEYESADSDSIYSVWQDYNDGKLTQEEAAAKSSTIAAQSFQVIDSSAAASVRDVVPDIIDNEAALQQDESPGEDTQKFEALPPILRTQTLTHLKLLTIPDDESDLKGFRCFIAISERVREASGDFFLQPHRTSVVWGGQKVLFIFEHHSGKFGLYYDVQTQELVNEVSGGRSFQTCTIVLKNKIFIPVPPELQASFLPRGIEKKRLEIRSEILYIE; translated from the coding sequence ATGAGCGACAATTTAGAAAAAATTCCTTTTTCGATAGAAATTAGTCGAATCATAGAGGTTTTAGCTTCGCAAATTTATCCATCGCCGCTCGCTTTGCTGCGCGAAAATACTCAGAATTCCTACGACGCTATTCTTTTACGAAAACACGCTGGCCAACAGTTTAATCCTCTCATAGAAATCACTATATCTGCTTCGCAAATAAAAGTTTCAGATAACGGTATTGGCATGACTAAAGAGGATCTTCGAAATCACTATTGGAGAGCCGGATCAAGTAGCAAAAATAATCCAGAGGCAAAATCTGCAGGTGTTGTAGGTACTTTTGGTATTGGTGCGATGGCTAATTTTGGAATCGCGGAAGAGCTAACGGTTACAACAGAAAGTGCATTAAGCGGGGCACGAACACGTAGTGAAGCTAAGCGATCGACCTTGTCTGCAACAGAAAATTGCATCCCCTTTATCAATGAAGAAAGTACCGGCTCACCCGGCACTACAGTTACGGCCTTTATTCTTCCAGAGAAAGCTCTGAGCGTAGAACAAGCAATTACATATATTAGTGAGTTTGTTTCATTTTTGCCAATTCGCGTACTGGTCAACGGGCAACTAGCTAGCCAAAAGGATTTAGCTGCGGCGGTATCAGAACTACCTCAAGTCTGGCAGTTTACCGAAGAAAAAAAGGAAATTGGGGGCGGATTCAAAGCCGACGTCAATATTAGTGGCGCCGCATCGGGTGAAGTTCGAATCGCTCTTTCGAAACTATATCAGGGCGATAAATTTCTTGACGGTAGACTAATCTTGCGTCAAGGAGTCGGGACGCTACGAACTTTTCGTAGTGGTTTTGGACTGGCCAATACAAGCGTTCATTCAGCCTATCAATTCGGTGGGATTGCCGATTTTTTGTTTCTACAACCTACTGCAGGGCGTGAAGCACTTACCACTGAAAGCATTCAACTCTTGCAAACAATCATGCCGAGGATAGACGAACTTGTGTCAAGAAAATTGGCCGAATATCCTGAAAGCGGGAATAACACCAATTTCATGACTTGGGTTATTCAACATGCTCAATACCAACTTCTAACGCATCTAAAAGTGCAACTGGAACCTGGAACGGCAACACAATTATCGGAAATTAGTATCCGATCAAAAGAAAATCCATACTTAATATATGGCGGCAATGATCCCTCTACCATAAGCCATGCATCCGAGGACCGTCCACTTATTATTCTCACCCGTAGTAATCCACGTCGGCAATGCGAGCATGAATATCTGAAACGGTTTTGTAGCATAGAAGAAATTTCGGATAATCCAGTAGTCCAAAAGACTAAATCTCGGGATCAGTGGTCAATGCCGGAGTCTGCTTTGTCATACCGCTTGTCTTCAATTTTGGCCTCGGACTATTTCTTAAGTTCAAACTTCTCATTTGGAAAAATTTCGCATGGTTTACCTATCTTGGTAACTAAGCAGTCCGAGCCGGTCGAGATATGCCTGGATCCAGATGGAACGACAACCAAATTGCTACTGACCCTATACAAGACTAATTTTTCTGCTTTCGACGGAATGGTGAAAGATTTTGTGCGAAATATAGTCTTTCCACGTGTGTCTGACCTTGTCCCCAGCAGCACGCGGCAAGGAGCAGAGGCTTTCTTAAAGACTCTGCAAAGAAACCGTGAATTTTTCGAATATGAATCAGCAGATTCGGATAGCATTTATTCCGTTTGGCAAGATTACAATGACGGTAAGCTCACTCAGGAGGAGGCTGCTGCCAAGTCCAGTACGATTGCTGCACAGAGTTTCCAAGTTATAGATAGTTCGGCTGCAGCCTCCGTCCGTGATGTTGTGCCGGATATCATTGACAATGAAGCGGCGTTGCAGCAAGACGAGAGTCCTGGGGAGGACACACAAAAATTTGAAGCGCTTCCACCAATACTTCGTACTCAGACTCTGACCCATCTTAAACTTCTGACAATCCCGGACGATGAAAGTGATTTGAAAGGGTTCCGATGTTTTATAGCGATCAGTGAAAGAGTTCGCGAAGCTAGTGGCGACTTTTTCTTACAGCCCCATCGGACGTCTGTCGTTTGGGGCGGGCAGAAAGTTCTATTTATTTTTGAACATCACTCTGGGAAGTTTGGACTTTACTACGATGTTCAAACTCAAGAATTAGTTAATGAGGTCTCCGGTGGACGGTCATTTCAGACATGCACGATAGTACTCAAAAATAAGATATTTATACCTGTCCCGCCCGAACTACAGGCCAGTTTTCTTCCACGGGGAATTGAAAAAAAACGGCTGGAAATTCGTTCTGAGATTCTCTACATTGAATAA
- a CDS encoding recombinase family protein has translation MLTSFSYCSTNYFLNGGLKTAADLQRDALTNARCVEIYEEKARGKSADRPELGQCLRGLRTSDTFVFWRLDRLRRSLPDLFKIIVDL, from the coding sequence ATGCTGACGAGTTTTTCTTATTGCAGCACAAACTATTTTTTGAATGGCGGTCTCAAAACCGCTGCAGACCTACAGCGCGACGCACTGACCAACGCCAGATGCGTTGAAATCTATGAGGAAAAAGCCCGCGGAAAAAGTGCAGATAGGCCCGAGCTTGGTCAGTGTTTACGTGGACTGCGTACGAGCGATACGTTCGTTTTCTGGCGACTAGATCGGCTCCGTCGTTCGCTTCCTGATTTGTTTAAAATCATTGTCGACTTGTAA
- a CDS encoding WYL domain-containing protein, translated as MKTSILELSQTQKERLAFLEMRAFFTGELKRADIEARFGVKPAAASRDLTAYREIAELNLEYDQTTRCYRPTAEFNPVFEFSTERVLSWLLQGFGDGLDLRLRKAAPCEGPGNLVKPNLEVLAAIVRALCAKRPVRVSYLSLSSGSSTREIVPVAIADNGLRWHVRAFDREKKRFSDFVLTRIAKVEDLSENALEHELLGADEQWARIVELELVPHPGVKWPEAIDADYGMENGALRLRARAALAGYVLRRWNIDCSSDHSLDASAHHLWLRNTPTLYGVESATLAPGYATGIGGMNGSL; from the coding sequence TTGAAAACATCGATTTTGGAGCTCTCACAAACTCAAAAGGAGAGGCTCGCATTCCTCGAAATGCGAGCCTTTTTCACAGGTGAATTGAAACGAGCGGACATTGAGGCGCGCTTTGGCGTGAAGCCCGCTGCGGCCTCGCGCGACTTGACGGCTTATCGCGAAATCGCAGAATTGAACCTTGAATACGATCAGACGACCCGCTGCTATCGGCCGACAGCTGAGTTTAATCCTGTATTCGAATTTTCAACCGAGCGGGTATTGAGCTGGCTGCTTCAAGGGTTCGGCGATGGTCTTGACCTGCGCTTACGGAAAGCTGCGCCTTGCGAAGGGCCGGGCAACCTGGTTAAGCCCAACCTCGAAGTCTTGGCGGCGATCGTCCGCGCCCTCTGCGCGAAACGCCCGGTTCGAGTGAGCTACTTGTCTCTTTCATCTGGTTCGAGCACTCGGGAAATTGTTCCGGTAGCCATCGCCGACAATGGTCTTCGTTGGCATGTCAGGGCATTCGATCGCGAGAAAAAAAGGTTTTCCGATTTTGTCTTGACGCGCATAGCGAAGGTGGAAGACCTGTCCGAGAATGCATTGGAGCATGAGCTTCTAGGCGCTGATGAGCAGTGGGCCAGAATAGTAGAGCTTGAGCTCGTGCCGCATCCCGGCGTGAAGTGGCCTGAAGCCATTGACGCTGACTATGGGATGGAAAACGGTGCGCTTCGGCTGCGAGCCCGCGCGGCATTGGCGGGTTACGTTTTGCGAAGGTGGAATATCGATTGCTCAAGCGATCATAGCTTGGATGCAAGCGCGCATCATCTTTGGCTTCGGAATACGCCCACGCTCTATGGCGTTGAAAGCGCCACGCTTGCACCGGGCTACGCAACGGGTATCGGGGGAATGAATGGGTCTTTATAA
- a CDS encoding DUF1819 family protein has translation MGLYNAEISAGSLMLPESRRIAKLLLTHPSDAQWDSALKDENLLQKKPGTARRQARLIRNRLDTLDETGWKLVAEGDGELASQILMAASIRHSRLMGDFLRDVYALDIRRLETSLNHRQWEGFLAECEHRDALVREWAVSTKEKLFQVIVRILVEAKFLDSSRKLGLTPPMLHPTLIDYLKRLGDTETLAYMDFHQ, from the coding sequence ATGGGTCTTTATAACGCCGAAATCTCCGCCGGATCGCTCATGCTCCCCGAGAGTCGACGGATCGCCAAGCTCCTGCTCACGCATCCATCCGACGCGCAGTGGGACTCGGCATTAAAGGATGAGAACCTCCTACAGAAGAAACCGGGTACCGCGCGACGCCAGGCGCGCCTTATTCGGAATCGCCTCGACACGCTCGACGAAACGGGATGGAAACTGGTGGCGGAGGGAGATGGCGAATTGGCCAGCCAAATATTGATGGCTGCCAGTATTCGGCATAGCCGATTGATGGGGGACTTCCTGCGCGATGTGTATGCCCTTGACATTCGAAGACTCGAGACCTCCCTGAACCACCGTCAATGGGAAGGCTTCCTGGCTGAGTGCGAGCATAGGGACGCGCTCGTACGGGAATGGGCGGTCTCGACAAAAGAAAAGCTGTTCCAAGTCATCGTGAGGATACTTGTAGAGGCTAAATTTCTCGACTCATCCCGGAAATTGGGGCTTACCCCGCCCATGCTGCATCCTACGTTGATCGACTATTTAAAGCGGCTGGGCGACACGGAAACGCTCGCGTACATGGACTTTCACCAATGA
- a CDS encoding DUF1788 domain-containing protein: protein MTKNFEERLNQILTRLTSPELLKNQGLGNEIGFWIFDYPAERELEMRAFRKDVIEPNLARMKPELRFASVNLFDFVIELLEERGLLEKAFAKQRDFGDEALLASLRPILKEDKLAPRLVEKTRVEELDLLILHGVGAVYPLLRTHTLLSALHPYMRETPLLMLYPGIYDGMKLKLFNQLTDDNYYRAFSLVS, encoded by the coding sequence ATGACCAAAAATTTTGAAGAGCGTTTGAACCAGATACTGACTCGACTGACTTCGCCGGAGCTACTCAAAAATCAAGGCTTGGGTAACGAGATTGGATTCTGGATATTTGATTATCCAGCCGAGCGGGAATTGGAGATGCGAGCATTCCGCAAGGATGTAATCGAACCCAATCTTGCGCGGATGAAGCCGGAACTGCGTTTTGCCTCGGTCAACCTATTCGACTTCGTGATCGAGTTATTAGAGGAGCGAGGTTTGTTGGAAAAAGCTTTCGCCAAGCAACGGGATTTTGGCGATGAAGCGCTGCTCGCATCACTACGCCCCATCCTTAAAGAAGACAAACTCGCACCGCGCTTAGTCGAAAAGACCCGCGTGGAGGAGCTGGATCTGTTGATTCTGCATGGGGTCGGCGCCGTCTACCCGTTGCTACGCACCCACACCTTGCTGTCGGCACTTCACCCGTACATGCGTGAGACGCCGCTGCTGATGCTTTATCCGGGAATCTACGATGGCATGAAGCTGAAATTGTTCAACCAACTCACTGACGACAACTACTATCGAGCCTTTAGTCTCGTGTCATGA
- the brxC gene encoding BREX system P-loop protein BrxC, which produces MKIKDLFVKSIERPINGVIKADQRDEESIWQELDEYVVTKHITEYLRKFFDAYLAAIDNQNDPAIVARMGVWVSGFFGSGKSHFIKILSYLLSNLEAHKPGSTEQRKAIQFFDSKIKNDTLLLADIRRAVAGKTDVVLFNIDSKADAKTDRDAILQVFLRVFNEMQGLSGDAPHIAEMERYLISKGVYEDFKTAFKEQHGNSWETERDAVDFLRDDVIHALGKSLKMSEDSAGKYFDTARDTYKINIESFADLVRKYLDAKGAGHRVIFLVDEVGQFIGKNAQLMLNMQTITEELGTLCKGRAWVIVTSQEDIDATLGEANQAKSNDFSKITGRFHTRLSLSSSNTDEVIAKRLLEKKPGAREELEAIWKSKGDILNNQLSFANNAVTLRGFKDAADFAIHYPFVPYQFQLLQKVFESIRKVGATGRHLARGERSMLDAFQTAARRNSERGLDALVPLYDFYPSIESFLDSSVKRAIDQASENAALEPYDIKLLRVLFLIRYIPDTVKSSIENLATLCIDQIDADKLALKRQIEASLNRLERQNLVSRNGEFWFFLTNEERDVSQEIKAVEVSSTEIAKVVAELLFDEILDGKTKVRHRETKSDYEFNRLLDGTPWRQANQELTFEVLSPIGADYDMLSEARCIGRSAESGGRAILRMATDARIDVEIKNYVQIEKYILSPKAASPAPSLKRILENRKDENRERKGRLLIQLAEMMSAGDFYALGQKHQLKPLSPSSLLDEIVNYLVSNTYTKLTYIKVRQVDPIAEIRAVLSADTIGQKNIALDGADGNALALAEMRQYLHVAASASRVPLSDIVEKFARAPWGWKPEWETVLLISRLFMAGEIKLVLEGSDLDARSAIEPLTKSARFKQVSILRRKTSDAATRAQARDLHRDLFSLIAREDEDGLVGSCRENFGKLKAELERARVKAEQKHYPGAHNIAKALSQIDKQLAIRDPFEFLGALSEGKKDWLDLAEDTHDVLSFYKTQTIVWERMLVGFASFADNREALVKDATAAAGLTELETIRANANPYGQISRIDALVSAVEAVNDALASEKRSKALLSIDNKIEEVQAALSVAQADSDLSNRVLKPLQDLKAQLAGLVSIPRILFLQGRGGELLDEAMDRIAAAAAAKAKAQVKPITPPSSSGASASATTTSISTLPAPVAKPIRVIKLAELSSKSYLETDDEVEDYVAKLKTELLAVIASGHRARIQ; this is translated from the coding sequence ATGAAAATCAAAGACCTGTTTGTCAAGTCGATCGAGCGGCCGATCAATGGCGTCATCAAGGCTGATCAACGCGATGAAGAAAGCATCTGGCAGGAGCTTGACGAATATGTCGTCACCAAACATATCACTGAATACCTGCGAAAATTTTTCGATGCTTACCTGGCGGCAATTGATAATCAAAACGATCCTGCGATCGTCGCGCGCATGGGCGTATGGGTATCCGGTTTCTTTGGCTCGGGTAAGTCGCACTTTATCAAGATATTGTCCTACCTGCTCTCCAATCTTGAGGCTCATAAGCCGGGAAGCACAGAGCAGCGCAAAGCGATCCAGTTCTTCGATTCGAAAATCAAAAATGACACACTACTTCTCGCCGATATTCGCCGCGCGGTTGCCGGCAAGACAGATGTGGTGCTCTTCAACATCGACTCCAAAGCTGACGCCAAGACAGATCGAGACGCCATCCTTCAAGTGTTCCTACGCGTCTTCAATGAAATGCAAGGCCTCTCTGGCGACGCGCCACACATCGCCGAAATGGAGCGCTACTTAATCAGCAAAGGCGTCTATGAGGATTTCAAGACCGCATTCAAAGAACAGCATGGCAATAGCTGGGAGACCGAGCGTGATGCAGTCGACTTCCTGCGTGATGATGTGATTCACGCCCTGGGCAAATCGCTCAAGATGTCCGAAGATTCTGCCGGCAAGTATTTTGATACCGCCCGCGACACCTACAAGATCAACATCGAGAGTTTCGCCGACCTGGTGCGCAAGTATCTGGATGCCAAGGGCGCAGGACATCGCGTGATTTTCCTGGTCGATGAGGTCGGTCAGTTCATTGGCAAGAACGCACAACTTATGCTGAATATGCAAACCATCACCGAAGAGCTGGGTACGCTCTGCAAGGGCCGGGCATGGGTGATCGTGACCAGCCAGGAGGACATTGATGCGACGCTGGGCGAGGCCAATCAAGCCAAATCCAACGATTTTTCGAAAATTACGGGACGTTTTCATACTCGTCTGTCACTGTCGAGTTCCAACACCGACGAGGTCATTGCCAAGCGCTTGCTTGAAAAGAAGCCTGGTGCGCGGGAGGAGCTCGAAGCCATTTGGAAGTCCAAGGGCGATATCCTCAACAACCAACTGTCCTTCGCCAACAATGCCGTTACACTTCGGGGATTCAAGGACGCCGCGGATTTTGCTATCCATTACCCTTTCGTACCTTATCAGTTCCAGCTTCTGCAAAAAGTCTTCGAGTCGATTCGCAAGGTCGGGGCTACTGGCCGCCATTTGGCGCGCGGGGAGCGCTCGATGCTTGACGCTTTCCAGACTGCGGCGCGGAGAAATAGCGAGCGCGGATTGGATGCGCTAGTCCCGCTTTACGACTTTTACCCTTCAATTGAAAGCTTCCTTGATTCGTCAGTCAAGCGCGCAATCGACCAAGCCTCTGAAAATGCGGCACTAGAACCCTACGATATCAAGCTTCTGCGCGTACTGTTCCTGATCCGCTACATCCCCGATACCGTCAAGTCGTCCATCGAGAATCTGGCGACGCTGTGCATCGATCAGATCGATGCGGACAAGCTGGCCTTGAAGCGGCAAATCGAAGCCAGCTTGAATCGTCTTGAGCGTCAAAATCTGGTGAGTCGTAATGGCGAATTCTGGTTCTTTCTGACGAATGAAGAGCGCGATGTCTCCCAAGAAATCAAGGCGGTTGAGGTCTCTTCGACGGAAATTGCCAAAGTGGTTGCCGAGCTACTCTTCGACGAAATTCTTGATGGGAAAACCAAGGTTCGCCATCGTGAAACAAAAAGTGACTACGAATTCAATCGTCTTCTGGATGGAACGCCTTGGCGACAGGCCAACCAAGAGCTCACGTTTGAGGTTTTGTCGCCGATAGGTGCCGATTACGACATGCTCTCCGAGGCACGCTGCATTGGTCGCAGCGCCGAGTCGGGCGGACGTGCGATTTTGCGCATGGCGACCGATGCCCGCATCGATGTCGAGATCAAGAACTACGTCCAGATCGAAAAATACATCCTCAGTCCAAAGGCCGCATCACCTGCGCCATCGCTGAAACGTATCCTGGAAAACCGCAAAGACGAGAATCGGGAGCGCAAAGGCCGGCTGCTAATTCAGTTGGCCGAAATGATGTCTGCTGGCGATTTCTATGCTTTGGGTCAGAAGCATCAACTTAAACCGTTAAGCCCATCCAGCCTTCTTGATGAAATCGTCAATTACCTGGTCTCGAACACTTATACCAAGCTCACCTATATCAAGGTCCGACAGGTCGATCCGATCGCCGAAATCCGCGCGGTGCTATCCGCCGATACGATAGGCCAGAAGAACATTGCCTTAGATGGGGCTGACGGCAACGCTCTTGCGTTGGCCGAGATGCGCCAATATCTGCATGTGGCCGCCAGTGCTAGCCGCGTGCCGCTATCTGACATCGTTGAGAAATTCGCGCGCGCGCCATGGGGATGGAAGCCGGAGTGGGAAACAGTTCTGCTGATTTCTCGGCTTTTCATGGCCGGTGAGATCAAGCTTGTACTGGAAGGCTCAGATCTTGATGCCAGAAGCGCAATTGAACCCCTGACCAAGTCCGCTCGTTTCAAGCAGGTCTCGATCCTGCGGCGTAAAACGTCGGATGCCGCTACACGAGCGCAGGCGCGTGATCTTCATCGCGACCTGTTTTCTTTGATCGCTCGTGAAGATGAGGATGGTTTGGTCGGATCCTGCCGAGAAAATTTTGGCAAACTAAAAGCTGAGCTGGAACGTGCCCGCGTCAAAGCTGAACAAAAGCATTACCCTGGCGCCCACAACATCGCCAAAGCACTGTCACAGATCGACAAACAATTGGCAATCCGCGATCCATTTGAGTTCCTTGGTGCTCTGTCCGAAGGAAAAAAAGACTGGCTTGACCTCGCGGAGGATACGCACGACGTTTTGAGCTTTTACAAAACGCAAACGATAGTGTGGGAGCGCATGCTTGTTGGCTTTGCCAGTTTTGCCGATAACCGTGAAGCCTTAGTGAAGGATGCGACAGCAGCAGCCGGCTTGACTGAGCTTGAAACGATTAGAGCCAACGCTAATCCTTACGGCCAGATCAGCCGGATCGATGCGCTCGTGTCCGCAGTCGAAGCCGTCAATGATGCGCTGGCGTCTGAAAAGCGCTCTAAAGCGCTACTGTCCATCGATAACAAGATTGAAGAAGTCCAGGCGGCACTCAGCGTAGCACAGGCAGATTCCGACCTAAGTAATAGAGTGTTGAAGCCACTGCAAGACTTGAAGGCACAACTGGCAGGATTGGTGAGCATTCCGCGGATACTCTTCTTGCAAGGACGTGGCGGCGAGCTGTTGGACGAGGCGATGGACCGAATTGCTGCCGCAGCCGCAGCTAAAGCCAAGGCGCAAGTGAAACCGATCACGCCGCCATCTTCAAGTGGAGCCTCTGCATCGGCAACGACCACATCTATTTCTACCTTGCCAGCCCCGGTGGCCAAGCCGATCCGGGTCATAAAGCTTGCCGAGTTGTCCAGCAAGTCCTACCTCGAAACCGATGACGAGGTGGAAGACTACGTGGCGAAGCTCAAAACTGAGCTGTTGGCGGTTATCGCGTCCGGACACCGTGCGCGGATTCAATAA